Proteins encoded together in one Planctomyces sp. SH-PL14 window:
- the lysA gene encoding diaminopimelate decarboxylase: MDAFQYKGGELWCEDVRISELAAEFGTPLFVYSQAKLLHEFRAIKEAFAETDPVLCYSVKANSNLSLLKLLNSEGSSFDVVSGGELYRVKHAGADTTRVVFAGVGKTDEEIRFGLESNILMFNVESEAELDAIAAVAKSMDRIAPVALRLNPDIDAKTHAKTTTGKKGNKFGMDIERHNQLADKVLANPHLELRGIHMHLGSPILTTDPYEAAAKKALEVVTELRSKGHRTNWINLGGGFGLSYRGQEAPPASRYAEVILPYIRKAECRLALEPGRSICGNAAVLVSNVIYTKREGGKLFVIQDAAMNDLVRPAMYDSFHRIWPVAPRVAPPVDFEAEVQGCEPADVVGPICESGDYLAKARWLPEVKRGELLSTFSAGAYGMAMSSNYNSRPRAAEVLVNGSQVRLIRKRETYEDLIAFERGL, from the coding sequence ATGGATGCTTTTCAGTACAAGGGCGGCGAACTCTGGTGTGAGGACGTCCGGATCTCCGAGCTCGCCGCCGAGTTCGGGACGCCGCTGTTCGTCTACTCGCAGGCCAAGCTCCTCCACGAGTTCCGCGCCATCAAGGAAGCGTTCGCCGAGACGGACCCCGTCCTCTGCTATTCGGTCAAGGCGAACTCCAACCTCTCGCTCCTGAAGCTCCTCAACTCCGAGGGAAGCAGCTTCGACGTCGTCTCGGGGGGTGAGCTCTACCGGGTCAAGCACGCCGGGGCGGACACGACGCGGGTCGTTTTCGCCGGCGTCGGCAAGACCGATGAGGAAATCCGCTTCGGCCTCGAATCGAACATCCTCATGTTCAACGTCGAGAGCGAAGCGGAACTCGACGCCATCGCCGCCGTGGCGAAGTCGATGGACCGCATCGCCCCCGTCGCGCTTCGCCTCAACCCGGACATCGACGCCAAGACCCACGCCAAGACGACGACCGGCAAGAAGGGGAACAAGTTCGGGATGGACATCGAGCGGCACAACCAGCTCGCCGACAAGGTCCTCGCGAACCCGCACCTCGAGCTCCGTGGCATCCACATGCACCTGGGCTCGCCGATCCTGACGACCGATCCCTACGAGGCGGCCGCCAAGAAGGCCCTCGAAGTCGTGACCGAACTCCGGTCGAAGGGGCACCGCACGAACTGGATCAACCTCGGCGGAGGCTTCGGCCTCAGCTACCGCGGCCAGGAAGCGCCTCCCGCCAGCCGTTACGCCGAAGTCATCCTGCCGTACATCCGAAAGGCCGAATGCCGCCTCGCGCTGGAGCCGGGCCGGTCGATCTGCGGCAACGCGGCGGTCCTCGTCAGCAACGTCATCTACACGAAGCGCGAAGGGGGAAAGCTGTTCGTCATCCAGGACGCGGCGATGAACGACCTCGTCCGCCCCGCGATGTACGACTCCTTCCACCGCATCTGGCCGGTCGCCCCGCGGGTCGCCCCGCCGGTCGACTTCGAGGCCGAAGTTCAGGGCTGCGAACCGGCGGACGTCGTCGGCCCGATCTGCGAGTCGGGGGACTACCTCGCGAAGGCCCGCTGGCTGCCGGAAGTGAAGCGGGGCGAGCTCCTCAGCACGTTCAGTGCGGGGGCTTACGGGATGGCGATGAGCAGCAACTACAACTCCCGCCCCCGCGCGGCGGAAGTCCTCGTGAACGGCTCCCAGGTCCGGTTGATCCGCAAGCGGGAAACGTACGAAGACCTGATCGCCTTCGAGCGCGGCCTGTAA
- a CDS encoding alpha/beta hydrolase, whose protein sequence is MSIARVLLTTLLWSTGATSLLAQASGAPKPTLANVPYGTHPRQVLDVYQAKSDQPTPVLFFIHGGGWMVGDKGNPDFRDQCLAKGISIVSINYRLIPDAIADKVEPPVKACLHDAALALQFTRSKAAEWKIDPTRIAGCGGSAGGFTSLWLGFHPDLADPKSDDPIARQSTRLRCVMAFVPQTSLDPQQMRNWIPNNDYGHHAFALPSYADFLQKRAELLPSIREFSPYELVSQDDPPVYLFYDTPLQLGQPYKDPPHSANFGGGLEPALKKAGVEYEFNYPGATGIKHPDLFSFVVEKLEK, encoded by the coding sequence ATGTCGATCGCCCGAGTCCTCCTCACAACACTTCTCTGGAGCACGGGCGCCACCTCCCTCCTCGCCCAGGCGTCAGGCGCACCCAAGCCCACACTCGCCAACGTCCCCTACGGCACTCACCCCCGTCAGGTCCTCGACGTCTACCAGGCCAAGTCCGACCAACCGACTCCGGTCCTCTTCTTCATCCACGGCGGCGGATGGATGGTCGGAGACAAAGGAAACCCCGACTTCCGCGACCAGTGCCTCGCGAAAGGAATCTCCATCGTCTCGATCAACTACCGCCTCATCCCGGACGCGATCGCCGACAAAGTCGAGCCCCCCGTCAAAGCCTGCCTCCATGACGCCGCCCTCGCCCTCCAGTTCACCCGCAGCAAGGCGGCCGAGTGGAAGATCGACCCGACCAGGATCGCCGGCTGCGGCGGCTCCGCGGGCGGCTTCACCTCCCTCTGGCTCGGCTTCCATCCCGACCTCGCCGATCCCAAGAGCGACGACCCGATTGCCCGCCAGTCGACCCGGCTGCGGTGCGTCATGGCCTTCGTACCGCAAACGTCGCTTGATCCGCAGCAGATGCGGAACTGGATCCCGAACAACGACTACGGCCACCACGCCTTCGCCCTCCCCAGCTACGCCGATTTCCTCCAGAAACGGGCGGAACTGCTCCCCTCGATCCGCGAGTTCTCCCCCTACGAGCTGGTGAGCCAGGACGACCCACCGGTCTACCTCTTCTACGACACCCCGCTCCAGCTCGGTCAGCCGTACAAGGACCCGCCACACTCGGCCAATTTCGGCGGCGGCCTGGAACCGGCCCTCAAGAAGGCGGGGGTCGAGTACGAGTTCAACTATCCGGGAGCGACCGGCATCAAGCATCCGGACCTGTTCTCCTTCGTGGTGGAGAAGCTGGAGAAGTAA